One stretch of Candidatus Eremiobacteraceae bacterium DNA includes these proteins:
- a CDS encoding glycosyltransferase family 39 protein, which translates to MKQEARPSDRRSQVFVFLTLAFLAALYSVRLGAGSLWDNSEPQYGEIVKEMLRSGDWLTLHKDLQPWYVHPPLWFWTAALSAKIFGLTEFALRFPSAVFGVASGYAIYLAGRRLYGETTGIVAALALGVGLEFLVMSRLAIQDTMLVCAMTVSTFWGWFALRDSDSKALWIAAIATALGTLIKGPVALVLPGLTLIAWAAWTRSWKSFAGLPWLGAISLYVVIAGAWFAAETAARGPHFLYAYFGLSNVSRFLSPYENQPGPIYYYVPILIVGFFPFIAFVPQALARAWRSGGEDGKFLIAAAVVPFVFFSIAQTKLPNYIEASFPALSIMTGETIANAIAQRSMRSLRGALFALIAAVVVLAAGVYFYGHAHASGLMVTLSPSLALLGWLIVPIAVLTFVLAIRLDRPWIAPLGLSTMMAAFIGVVVFSILPQIEATAKPMKAMSADVMRVWRPGERICFDGVHQGFSLDYYTNGPPITSVGHNTDDVPPRRYFATPQPAVCVVSPDAYTDLTDRGIKLALVEKTPTLWLVTYDKSITIH; encoded by the coding sequence GTGAAGCAAGAAGCGCGGCCGAGCGACAGGCGCTCGCAAGTCTTCGTTTTTCTGACGCTCGCGTTCTTAGCCGCGCTCTATTCGGTGCGGTTGGGCGCGGGGAGTCTGTGGGATAACAGCGAGCCTCAGTACGGCGAGATCGTGAAGGAGATGCTCCGGTCGGGCGACTGGCTGACGCTCCACAAAGATCTGCAACCTTGGTACGTCCATCCGCCGCTCTGGTTCTGGACGGCGGCGCTTTCGGCGAAGATCTTCGGCCTCACCGAATTCGCGCTTCGATTTCCATCCGCGGTCTTCGGCGTCGCGAGCGGATACGCGATCTATCTTGCCGGTCGAAGGCTCTACGGCGAGACCACAGGCATTGTCGCCGCGCTCGCCCTCGGGGTCGGGCTCGAGTTCCTCGTCATGTCGCGCCTGGCGATCCAAGACACGATGCTCGTTTGCGCGATGACGGTCTCGACGTTCTGGGGCTGGTTCGCGCTGCGCGATAGCGACTCGAAAGCGCTGTGGATCGCGGCGATCGCGACCGCGCTCGGCACGCTCATCAAAGGCCCGGTCGCGCTCGTCCTTCCGGGGCTCACGCTCATCGCATGGGCGGCGTGGACGCGCAGCTGGAAATCTTTCGCCGGTCTGCCGTGGCTCGGCGCGATCTCCCTGTACGTCGTCATCGCGGGTGCGTGGTTCGCAGCTGAGACAGCGGCGCGCGGACCGCACTTCTTATACGCATACTTCGGGCTCTCGAACGTCAGCCGTTTCCTTTCCCCGTACGAGAATCAGCCGGGCCCCATCTACTATTACGTTCCGATCCTCATCGTCGGCTTCTTCCCGTTCATCGCGTTCGTTCCGCAAGCGCTCGCACGCGCGTGGCGCTCGGGAGGCGAGGACGGAAAATTCCTCATAGCAGCCGCGGTCGTGCCGTTCGTCTTCTTCTCCATAGCGCAGACGAAGCTGCCGAACTATATCGAGGCGTCATTCCCCGCGCTGTCGATCATGACCGGCGAGACGATCGCCAACGCGATCGCGCAGCGCTCGATGCGGTCGTTGCGCGGGGCGCTCTTCGCGCTCATCGCGGCTGTAGTCGTGCTTGCCGCCGGTGTGTACTTCTACGGCCATGCGCACGCGAGCGGATTGATGGTTACCCTCAGCCCGTCGCTTGCGCTCTTAGGCTGGCTCATCGTGCCGATCGCGGTGTTAACCTTCGTGCTGGCTATACGCCTCGACCGACCGTGGATCGCGCCGCTCGGACTCAGCACGATGATGGCGGCGTTTATCGGCGTCGTCGTCTTCTCGATTCTCCCGCAGATCGAGGCGACTGCCAAGCCGATGAAAGCGATGTCCGCCGATGTCATGCGTGTCTGGCGTCCGGGCGAGCGCATCTGCTTCGATGGCGTCCATCAAGGTTTTTCCTTGGACTACTACACGAACGGCCCGCCCATCACGAGCGTCGGACACAACACCGACGATGTCCCCCCGCGCCGCTACTTCGCGACGCCGCAACCCGCCGTGTGCGTGGTATCACCGGATGCGTACACCGATCTGACGGACCGCGGCATCAAACTTGCGCTCGTCGAAAAGACGCCGACCCTGTGGCTCGTGACCTACGACAAGTCGATCACGATTCACTGA
- the tatC gene encoding twin-arginine translocase subunit TatC, with the protein MTTATVPPSKPGPPPLRPPGDDVEMTFTEHLAELRTRLLIAIAAVGVASLVAFPLMPAFLGFVERYFLAGIQLHVFSPAETIRVYIKLSLLIGVVVAMPVVLYEVYAFVAPALDRRLRTRVPLYVLLSFLMSAAGIAFCGFVVLPFVLHALMQLNQSAGLVDTYQLEPTVGFITLMLGIFAVMFQLPILAAILASVGIINAKMLTDKWRHATLVIFIAAGIAAPDGNPMTMALLALPLLALYVLSVAVVRIAQPKLPRIA; encoded by the coding sequence ATGACGACCGCGACCGTGCCGCCCTCCAAGCCCGGGCCACCTCCGTTGCGCCCGCCGGGCGACGATGTCGAGATGACGTTCACCGAGCATCTCGCCGAGCTTCGAACGCGCCTGCTCATCGCGATCGCCGCGGTCGGCGTCGCATCGCTCGTCGCATTTCCACTCATGCCCGCGTTCCTCGGGTTTGTCGAGCGCTATTTCCTCGCGGGCATCCAGCTGCACGTGTTCTCGCCGGCGGAGACGATCCGCGTCTACATCAAGCTGTCGCTGCTCATCGGAGTCGTCGTCGCGATGCCCGTCGTGCTCTACGAGGTCTATGCTTTCGTCGCGCCGGCGCTCGACCGACGCTTGCGCACGCGCGTGCCCTTGTACGTACTGCTCTCGTTTCTCATGTCCGCCGCCGGCATCGCCTTCTGCGGTTTCGTCGTCCTGCCGTTCGTGCTGCACGCGCTCATGCAGCTCAACCAATCCGCCGGCCTCGTCGACACGTATCAACTAGAGCCGACGGTCGGCTTCATCACGCTCATGCTCGGGATATTCGCGGTCATGTTCCAGCTGCCGATCCTGGCGGCCATCCTCGCGAGCGTCGGCATCATCAACGCGAAGATGCTCACCGACAAATGGCGCCATGCGACGCTCGTCATCTTCATCGCCGCGGGCATAGCAGCGCCTGACGGCAACCCCATGACGATGGCGCTGCTCGCACTTCCGCTGCTCGCGCTCTACGTGTTGAGCGTCGCTGTCGTGCGCATCGCGCAGCCGAAGCTCCCGAGGATAGCGTGA
- the hemL gene encoding glutamate-1-semialdehyde 2,1-aminomutase: MTSIPTSRSEALHAAAVRLTPGGVNSPVRAFRAVGGTPRYIARAAGSKIYDVDGREYVDYVLSWGPIMLGHAAPEIVEAIERAARDGTSFGAPSPYEVDLAALVIDAIPAIDMVRFVSSGTEACMTAIRLARAWTKRDKIVKCAGCYHGHADPLLVSAGSGALTLGIPDAPGVTAATAADTIVVPYNDDDSTGAAFAKHGERIAAVIVEPVAGNMGFIPPSPGYLERLRALTSQAGALLIADEVMTGFRLHYGSAQSIYGIEADLTCLGKVIGAGLPVAAIGGKREIMERLAPSGDVYQAGTLSGNPLAMAAGAAQLRALRDGDAYEHIDRIGSALVSGLRDTFAKAGVPAQIDRIGSMWGLFFNANPVTDLASAKTSDTAAFAKYFHAMLDRGVYLAPSQYEAAFLSAAHSDDDVERTLTAARESLAAIAVR; this comes from the coding sequence GTGACATCGATCCCGACGAGTCGATCGGAAGCCCTTCACGCCGCCGCCGTCCGTCTGACGCCCGGAGGAGTCAACTCGCCCGTGCGCGCGTTCCGTGCCGTCGGCGGCACGCCACGCTACATCGCGCGCGCGGCTGGGTCGAAGATCTACGACGTCGATGGCCGCGAGTACGTCGACTACGTGCTGTCGTGGGGGCCGATCATGCTCGGCCACGCCGCCCCGGAGATCGTCGAAGCGATCGAACGAGCCGCTCGCGACGGCACGTCGTTCGGTGCGCCTTCGCCGTACGAGGTCGACCTCGCTGCGCTCGTCATCGACGCCATCCCGGCGATCGATATGGTGCGTTTCGTCAGCTCGGGCACCGAGGCGTGCATGACCGCCATCCGGCTCGCACGCGCATGGACGAAGCGCGACAAGATCGTCAAATGCGCCGGATGTTATCACGGGCACGCCGATCCGCTGCTCGTCTCAGCCGGTTCGGGCGCGCTGACGCTCGGCATTCCCGACGCTCCCGGCGTCACGGCGGCCACAGCCGCCGACACGATCGTCGTCCCCTACAACGACGACGACAGCACGGGCGCAGCGTTCGCGAAGCACGGCGAACGGATCGCAGCGGTCATCGTCGAACCGGTCGCCGGCAACATGGGCTTCATCCCGCCGTCGCCAGGCTATCTCGAACGGCTGCGTGCGCTGACGTCGCAAGCCGGCGCGCTGCTCATCGCCGACGAGGTCATGACCGGCTTTCGCCTCCACTACGGATCGGCGCAATCGATCTACGGGATCGAAGCCGATCTCACGTGTCTGGGCAAGGTCATCGGCGCCGGCTTGCCGGTCGCGGCGATCGGCGGCAAACGCGAGATCATGGAGCGGCTCGCGCCGAGCGGCGACGTCTATCAAGCTGGAACGCTGTCAGGCAACCCGCTTGCGATGGCCGCCGGCGCCGCGCAGCTGCGCGCGCTGCGCGACGGCGACGCGTACGAACATATCGATCGAATCGGCAGCGCGCTCGTCTCCGGGCTGCGCGACACGTTCGCGAAAGCCGGCGTCCCCGCGCAGATAGATCGCATCGGCTCGATGTGGGGGTTGTTCTTCAACGCGAATCCCGTCACCGATCTTGCGTCTGCGAAAACGTCGGATACGGCGGCTTTCGCCAAGTATTTCCACGCGATGCTCGACCGCGGCGTCTACCTGGCGCCGTCGCAATACGAAGCCGCGTTCTTGTCGGCCGCGCACAGCGACGACGACGTCGAGCGCACGCTCACGGCGGCTCGCGAGTCGCTCGCAGCGATCGCGGTACGCTGA
- a CDS encoding cytochrome c biogenesis protein ResB: protein MKTAVAKRTFVDELLDVLSNVLFPVVVFLIWAVMTTIGTIVDQNDDPQHYYDMYPAAVANLILRLHLDTVLHSIPYFSLIVLLLVSMTVCTFRRVIPKRFPKDRAVMIEAFGLHGSAPSRAGDATVERTEQFLRKRGFALRSLDVDGTRWLFGDKNKWARYGVLVAHLGFAIIAFGVFLGWLAGFKGELQIFDGATSAVEQQRGLAVHLDKFTATFQPVETPSGTFYQASKFESDVGVIEDGVTTKTDIIVNHPFQTKSGVYFYQASYGFGGRIDLTRNGKPISLSGAGRLMPGDQVFLPGTSREIDYVTLLGPSDPSQVPLGVPLPKTDEYAMWVIHDNVPTTSRPLLVPIGKTVDVGDGYSLTARPPIAWTGLTYRRDPGEGFVGLGAAVLVTGFVMALFFVPIKLYVRTRRDARGPVVDVAATTTKGNTIYEGEFKQLLDGLGRTLETGDDEPAQDAVETAYA, encoded by the coding sequence GTGAAGACCGCCGTTGCGAAGCGGACGTTCGTCGACGAGCTGCTCGACGTCTTGAGCAACGTGCTTTTTCCGGTCGTCGTGTTCCTGATCTGGGCGGTGATGACGACGATCGGCACGATCGTCGACCAGAACGACGATCCGCAGCACTACTACGACATGTATCCGGCTGCGGTCGCGAATCTCATCTTGCGCCTCCATCTCGATACCGTGCTCCATTCGATCCCGTACTTCTCGCTCATCGTGCTCTTGCTCGTGTCGATGACCGTGTGCACTTTCCGGCGCGTCATCCCGAAGCGCTTTCCGAAGGATCGCGCGGTGATGATCGAAGCGTTCGGATTGCACGGAAGCGCGCCGTCGCGAGCCGGAGACGCGACCGTCGAGCGAACCGAGCAGTTCTTACGTAAGCGCGGGTTCGCGTTACGATCGCTCGACGTCGACGGTACGCGCTGGCTCTTCGGCGACAAGAATAAGTGGGCGCGATACGGCGTTCTCGTCGCGCACCTCGGGTTCGCGATCATCGCATTCGGCGTGTTCCTCGGGTGGCTCGCCGGTTTCAAAGGCGAACTGCAGATCTTCGACGGCGCGACGTCCGCGGTAGAGCAGCAACGGGGCCTCGCGGTCCATCTCGACAAGTTCACCGCCACGTTCCAGCCCGTCGAGACGCCGAGCGGCACGTTCTATCAAGCGTCGAAGTTCGAGTCCGACGTGGGCGTCATCGAAGACGGTGTGACGACCAAGACCGACATCATCGTCAACCATCCGTTCCAGACGAAGTCGGGCGTCTATTTCTACCAGGCGTCGTACGGCTTCGGCGGCCGCATCGACCTGACGCGCAACGGCAAACCTATCAGCCTCTCAGGCGCGGGGCGGCTCATGCCGGGCGATCAGGTGTTCTTGCCGGGCACGAGCCGCGAGATCGACTACGTCACGCTGCTCGGACCATCGGATCCGTCGCAGGTCCCCCTCGGCGTGCCGCTGCCGAAGACCGACGAGTACGCGATGTGGGTCATCCACGACAACGTGCCGACGACATCGCGGCCGCTTCTCGTACCCATCGGCAAGACCGTCGACGTCGGCGACGGCTATTCTCTCACGGCACGTCCGCCGATCGCGTGGACTGGCTTGACCTATCGTCGCGATCCGGGTGAGGGCTTCGTCGGACTCGGCGCGGCGGTGCTCGTCACGGGCTTCGTCATGGCTCTCTTCTTCGTTCCGATCAAGCTGTACGTGCGGACGCGTCGCGACGCGCGCGGGCCGGTCGTCGACGTCGCTGCGACGACGACGAAGGGCAACACGATTTACGAGGGTGAATTCAAACAACTGCTCGACGGGCTCGGGCGGACGCTCGAGACCGGCGATGACGAACCCGCGCAAGATGCGGTGGAGACGGCGTATGCCTGA
- the hemC gene encoding hydroxymethylbilane synthase, which translates to MQTIRIATRASRLALIQARAVAEPLEALGRATQVVTVSTRGDRVTDRSLIQIGGDGVFVKELEAALLDGRADVAVHSMKDLPTDQSAELRNAAVLEREDPRDVLISKDNAFRGLAALPASAVVGTSSLRRQALVLAARPDVEVRDIRGNVDTRVRKVLEGEFDAAILALAGLRRAGLLETVGGGTPLALGVMTPPAGQGAICAQCRADDAEMASLLKALDHAQSAREVTIERAFLRRMGGGCLLPIGVNAAVRGSDCTIEAVIAATDGSSSVRRSARIDAADEVSAVAAAEALADEMLEAGGRALVDQFRTMVVKGI; encoded by the coding sequence ATGCAGACGATACGCATCGCCACGCGCGCAAGCCGCCTCGCGCTCATCCAGGCGCGAGCGGTCGCTGAGCCGCTCGAAGCGCTCGGACGTGCCACGCAGGTCGTCACCGTGTCGACGCGCGGCGATCGCGTCACCGATCGCAGCCTGATTCAGATCGGCGGCGACGGCGTGTTCGTCAAAGAGCTCGAAGCAGCGCTGCTCGACGGCCGTGCCGACGTCGCCGTCCATTCGATGAAGGATCTCCCGACCGACCAGTCTGCCGAACTCCGCAACGCTGCCGTGCTCGAGCGTGAGGATCCGCGTGACGTTTTGATCAGCAAGGACAACGCGTTCCGAGGACTCGCCGCGCTCCCCGCATCGGCGGTCGTCGGCACGAGCTCTCTTCGCCGGCAAGCGCTCGTCCTCGCGGCGCGACCCGACGTCGAGGTGCGCGACATCCGCGGCAACGTCGACACGCGCGTGCGAAAAGTGCTCGAAGGCGAATTCGATGCCGCGATCCTCGCGCTCGCCGGATTGCGGCGCGCCGGACTGCTCGAGACGGTCGGCGGCGGAACACCGCTCGCGCTCGGTGTCATGACGCCGCCCGCGGGCCAGGGTGCTATCTGCGCGCAGTGCCGGGCGGACGATGCGGAGATGGCGTCCTTGCTGAAGGCGCTCGATCACGCTCAAAGCGCGCGCGAGGTGACGATCGAGCGCGCCTTCTTGCGCCGCATGGGAGGCGGGTGCCTCCTGCCGATCGGTGTCAACGCAGCCGTCCGCGGATCCGATTGCACGATCGAGGCCGTCATCGCCGCGACCGACGGCAGCTCGTCCGTGCGACGAAGCGCACGCATCGACGCGGCTGACGAAGTGTCGGCCGTCGCCGCCGCCGAAGCTCTCGCCGATGAGATGCTTGAAGCCGGAGGCCGCGCGCTTGTCGATCAGTTCCGCACGATGGTCGTGAAAGGCATATGA
- a CDS encoding twin-arginine translocase TatA/TatE family subunit, which yields MTPFFAIIDAPIIIIIVGLGVLLFGADKIPKLARSMGEARKEFEAGSRGQNAPQPPQDQTQPPAAPPAAPTSQPPQQ from the coding sequence ATGACGCCATTTTTCGCCATCATCGACGCTCCGATCATCATAATCATCGTGGGACTCGGCGTCTTGCTGTTCGGCGCGGACAAGATCCCGAAGCTCGCTCGCTCGATGGGTGAGGCGAGAAAAGAATTCGAAGCGGGTTCGCGCGGACAAAACGCGCCGCAGCCGCCCCAAGACCAGACTCAGCCGCCCGCGGCGCCGCCGGCCGCTCCGACTTCACAGCCGCCGCAGCAATAG
- the ccsB gene encoding c-type cytochrome biogenesis protein CcsB encodes MPDYSQYNTNAQGLADAHVAAYMAWYHVAIVLYVLAAAVFVAYWFFRNRPTAAGGAILAAAGLGCQVASLGIRWVYSGHVPWNDLYGSLSVVALLSVALFLIFGWRFNIWFAGPIVLSVTDALLAYGQGWNKGLEPLVPSLQNNYWIYYHVPVVLAAYAAFLIGFSTSILYLLKKHDEDSALAGAGKSVGAAVAAARPAWLDWLDLVPASGALEVITYRVIAIGEILLTVGIILGSLWAHDAWGSYWQNDPKELAALTCWIWYAAYLHLHTRPSFRGTRLAWMSIAGFGVVLFCYFGVNIWISGLHSYK; translated from the coding sequence ATGCCTGATTACTCGCAATACAACACGAACGCTCAAGGGCTCGCGGACGCGCACGTCGCGGCATACATGGCGTGGTATCACGTCGCGATCGTTCTCTACGTGCTCGCGGCCGCCGTGTTTGTCGCGTACTGGTTCTTCCGCAACCGCCCGACCGCCGCCGGCGGCGCGATCCTAGCGGCCGCCGGTCTCGGTTGCCAGGTGGCGAGCCTCGGCATCCGCTGGGTATACAGCGGCCACGTGCCGTGGAACGACCTCTACGGATCGTTGTCGGTCGTCGCGCTGCTCTCGGTCGCGCTCTTCCTCATCTTCGGGTGGCGATTCAATATCTGGTTCGCCGGGCCGATCGTCCTTTCGGTCACCGATGCGCTGCTCGCCTACGGTCAGGGGTGGAACAAGGGACTCGAGCCGCTTGTCCCCTCGCTGCAGAACAACTATTGGATCTACTACCACGTCCCCGTCGTGCTCGCCGCGTATGCTGCCTTCCTCATCGGTTTCTCCACGAGCATCCTTTATCTATTGAAGAAGCACGACGAAGACAGTGCCCTCGCGGGGGCCGGGAAGTCCGTCGGGGCCGCCGTCGCAGCGGCCCGCCCCGCGTGGCTCGATTGGCTCGACCTCGTGCCGGCATCGGGTGCGCTCGAGGTCATCACGTATCGCGTCATCGCCATCGGCGAGATATTGCTGACTGTCGGGATCATTCTCGGATCGCTATGGGCGCACGACGCGTGGGGCAGCTACTGGCAGAACGATCCGAAGGAACTCGCGGCGCTGACGTGCTGGATCTGGTACGCCGCCTACCTCCACTTGCACACGCGCCCGTCGTTCCGCGGCACGCGTCTCGCGTGGATGTCGATCGCGGGATTCGGCGTCGTGTTGTTCTGCTATTTCGGCGTCAATATCTGGATCAGCGGCCTGCACTCATACAAATAG
- a CDS encoding redox-sensing transcriptional repressor Rex, which produces MTQRRKPDRRPPSPSRSPSKRKRASSVVVISLPRLFLYHRALEDALRAGKQMLTSSELSRRVGRGISSTQVRKDLSHVGKIGRRGQGYDVVVLVRRLASVLGLDRDWRLAIVGFGYLGHALAAYLEYREEKFHIAGIFDNDEAIVGTQWHGVRISHVDDLERVLPVLGCSIGIITVPAPAAQAIADRLVACGVTALLNFAPAALKLPHGVALRAIDLASELSILTSQLG; this is translated from the coding sequence GTGACCCAGCGGCGCAAGCCGGACCGAAGACCGCCGTCGCCGTCGCGATCGCCGTCGAAACGCAAGCGTGCCTCGAGCGTCGTCGTCATCAGCCTGCCTCGCCTCTTCCTCTATCATCGAGCGCTCGAAGATGCGCTGCGCGCAGGCAAGCAGATGCTGACGTCATCAGAGCTTTCGCGCCGCGTCGGTCGCGGCATATCGTCGACGCAAGTGCGCAAGGACCTGTCGCATGTCGGCAAGATCGGCCGCCGCGGGCAAGGCTACGATGTCGTCGTCCTCGTGCGCCGGCTCGCAAGCGTCCTTGGGCTCGACCGCGACTGGCGCCTCGCGATCGTGGGTTTCGGCTATCTCGGTCACGCGCTGGCCGCCTATCTCGAGTACCGCGAAGAGAAGTTCCACATCGCCGGCATCTTCGACAACGACGAGGCGATCGTCGGCACGCAGTGGCACGGCGTGCGCATCAGTCACGTCGATGATCTCGAGCGCGTCTTGCCCGTGCTCGGCTGCAGCATCGGCATCATCACGGTGCCTGCGCCGGCCGCGCAGGCGATCGCCGACCGCCTCGTCGCGTGCGGCGTCACCGCGTTGCTGAATTTCGCGCCGGCGGCGTTGAAATTGCCGCACGGCGTCGCGCTTCGAGCCATCGATCTTGCGTCGGAATTGTCGATTCTCACCAGCCAACTGGGCTAG
- a CDS encoding polyprenyl synthetase family protein, protein MIETSARATIATVIEEFVREELSAENAHIAAAVAEMLDAGGKHLRPRITMLSSRACESGATEDAVLAAYMEMIHVATLIHDDVVDNADVRRGVRSTNRAFGNRFSVLAGDYLFSWVFKKVTQSYPQPVPTILAAMLAEICNGEVRQLRAEGKADLPESAYAEIIGKKTAELFAACAECGAIVAVAAKRGHGGADVRDMQRVKALRAYGWSFGMAFQVRDDLLDAIADENALGKPAGSDLREKKVTLPLINALRSGGPPVRAAVDRLFAHDDAGAPEAENDLAAVVEAIRNGRAVELTTASIERYASAAETALLALAPSEARDELSALARSLTEIGRP, encoded by the coding sequence GTGATCGAGACGAGCGCGCGTGCGACGATCGCGACGGTCATCGAGGAATTCGTCCGCGAGGAGCTCTCGGCGGAGAACGCGCACATCGCCGCTGCCGTCGCAGAGATGCTCGATGCCGGCGGCAAGCATCTGCGGCCGCGCATCACGATGCTCTCGAGCCGGGCGTGCGAGTCCGGCGCGACCGAAGATGCGGTCCTCGCCGCATACATGGAGATGATCCACGTCGCGACGCTCATCCACGATGACGTCGTCGACAACGCAGACGTGCGGCGCGGCGTGCGGTCGACGAACCGTGCGTTCGGCAATCGCTTCTCGGTTCTCGCCGGCGACTATCTTTTTTCATGGGTGTTCAAGAAGGTCACCCAGTCGTATCCGCAGCCGGTGCCGACGATCCTCGCGGCGATGCTCGCCGAGATCTGCAACGGCGAGGTGCGCCAGCTGCGCGCGGAAGGGAAGGCAGATCTGCCCGAGTCCGCGTACGCGGAGATCATCGGCAAGAAGACCGCCGAACTGTTCGCCGCGTGCGCCGAATGCGGCGCCATCGTCGCAGTCGCGGCGAAGCGGGGGCACGGCGGCGCCGACGTCCGCGACATGCAGCGCGTGAAGGCGCTGCGCGCATACGGCTGGTCGTTCGGCATGGCGTTCCAGGTGCGCGACGATCTGCTCGACGCGATCGCCGATGAGAACGCCCTCGGCAAACCGGCCGGTTCGGACCTCCGCGAGAAGAAAGTGACGCTGCCGCTCATCAACGCGCTACGTTCAGGCGGACCGCCGGTACGCGCCGCGGTCGATAGGCTGTTCGCGCACGACGACGCGGGTGCGCCCGAAGCTGAAAACGACCTCGCGGCGGTCGTCGAGGCGATCCGCAACGGCCGAGCTGTCGAGCTGACGACTGCGTCGATCGAACGCTACGCGAGCGCCGCCGAGACCGCCCTCCTCGCTCTCGCGCCGTCCGAGGCGCGCGACGAACTCTCCGCGCTCGCGCGCTCGTTGACGGAAATCGGACGACCGTGA
- the hemB gene encoding porphobilinogen synthase, giving the protein MSSTFDPAKTESVLGDAGALPVPTIRPRRLRRTAAMRRLTAEHRVSASDLVQPLFVVPGEGVERDIASMPGVKQFSVDRAVEEARACAASGIPAVILFGIPPEKDDTASWLDRDDGPVQRAIRAIKSALPELLLIADLCGCEYTSHGHCGLLTPDGEIDNDRSVALLARGALSYAQCGVDIVAPSDMMDGRVAAIRAALDRDGHLETAIMSYAVKYASAFYGPFREAAGSTPAFGDRRTHQMDPPNAREAVKEALLDVAEGADIVLVKPALSYLDVVVHVRRAVNVPVAVYNVSGEYSMIKAAAARGWLDEERAVDELLVSCKRAGASIIITYFARSVATRLAKAQR; this is encoded by the coding sequence ATGAGTTCGACGTTCGATCCCGCGAAAACGGAAAGCGTTCTCGGCGACGCAGGAGCCCTGCCCGTGCCGACGATCCGGCCGCGGCGTCTTCGCCGCACCGCCGCGATGCGTCGCCTCACCGCCGAACACCGGGTCTCCGCGTCGGATCTCGTGCAGCCGCTCTTCGTCGTGCCGGGTGAAGGCGTCGAGCGCGATATCGCCTCGATGCCGGGAGTCAAACAGTTCTCCGTCGATCGTGCGGTCGAAGAGGCGCGCGCTTGCGCGGCGTCGGGAATTCCGGCGGTCATCCTTTTCGGCATTCCGCCCGAAAAAGACGACACCGCTTCGTGGCTCGATCGTGACGACGGACCGGTGCAGCGAGCGATCCGCGCGATCAAGTCTGCCTTGCCCGAACTGCTCCTCATCGCCGACCTGTGCGGCTGCGAGTACACGTCGCACGGCCATTGCGGACTCTTGACCCCAGACGGCGAGATCGACAACGACCGGAGCGTCGCGCTCCTCGCGCGCGGCGCGCTCTCGTACGCGCAGTGCGGCGTCGACATCGTCGCGCCATCCGACATGATGGACGGCCGCGTCGCCGCCATCCGTGCGGCGCTCGACCGCGACGGGCACCTAGAAACCGCGATCATGTCGTACGCCGTGAAATACGCGTCGGCGTTCTACGGTCCGTTCCGCGAGGCAGCGGGCTCGACGCCCGCGTTCGGCGACCGGCGCACGCATCAGATGGATCCGCCGAACGCACGCGAGGCGGTGAAGGAAGCCCTGCTCGACGTCGCCGAGGGCGCCGACATCGTGCTCGTCAAGCCGGCGCTGTCGTATCTCGACGTCGTGGTTCACGTGCGTCGCGCGGTGAACGTACCGGTCGCCGTCTACAACGTGAGCGGCGAGTATTCGATGATCAAGGCGGCCGCTGCGCGCGGCTGGCTCGACGAAGAGCGGGCTGTCGACGAACTGCTCGTCTCCTGCAAACGCGCGGGCGCCTCGATCATCATCACGTATTTCGCACGGTCGGTAGCGACGCGGCTGGCGAAAGCGCAGCGGTGA
- a CDS encoding molybdenum cofactor guanylyltransferase, which yields MSGASAAARTTIVLLAGGSATRLPGKLSLAIEGEPMLVRVYRRLVDGRRPCVVSARGPLEPSLAAKVDAPIIFDDLADAGPLGAIVTVASTLSTPLFFAAAGDLPDLDASFVDDLERAYDARLGEQPEAVVPVWSNGDIEPLAALYATSAVVRAGSVVLASGRRRVSAMIDSLRVLRFAVRPQDEARLANVNTRPDYEVFRP from the coding sequence GTGAGCGGCGCGTCCGCAGCGGCGCGCACGACGATCGTCCTGCTCGCGGGCGGCAGCGCCACGCGTCTGCCCGGTAAACTCTCTTTAGCTATCGAAGGCGAACCGATGCTCGTGCGCGTGTACCGTCGCCTCGTCGACGGCAGACGGCCGTGCGTCGTCAGCGCACGCGGCCCGCTCGAGCCGTCGCTCGCCGCGAAGGTCGACGCTCCCATCATCTTCGACGACCTCGCCGACGCCGGTCCGCTCGGGGCGATCGTCACCGTCGCGTCGACGCTGAGTACGCCGCTTTTCTTCGCCGCGGCGGGCGATCTGCCGGACCTCGACGCGTCGTTCGTCGATGATCTCGAAAGGGCGTACGACGCACGGCTGGGCGAGCAGCCCGAAGCGGTCGTGCCGGTATGGTCGAACGGCGATATCGAGCCGCTCGCCGCGCTCTACGCGACGTCAGCAGTCGTTCGCGCGGGATCCGTCGTGCTCGCGTCGGGTCGCAGACGCGTCAGCGCGATGATCGACTCTTTGCGCGTCCTGCGCTTCGCCGTGCGACCGCAAGATGAAGCGCGCCTCGCCAACGTGAACACCCGGCCAGACTACGAGGTGTTTCGTCCGTGA